The DNA region ATAAAGCCGGGATCGATAAAGTCATTGCGCAGGTCATGCCTGACCGCAAGGCAGAAGTGGTCAATCAGGAAAAAGAAGCCGGTCGCAGAGTAGCCATGGTCGGAGACGGCATAAATGATGCTCCGGCCCTTGCATCCGCTGATCTGGGCATTGCCATGGGCACCGGAATTGATGTTGCAATTGAATCAGGAGACGTAGTACTGATGAAGGGCGATCTGGGCGGAGTGCTCACAGCACTCTCCTTAAGCCGGGCAACTGTGCGCAATATCAAACAGAACCTGTTCTGGGCTTTTGCCTTTAACGTACTGGGTATCCCGGTCGCAGCCGGACTGCTGCATGTCTTCGGCGGGCCGACCCTTTCGCCCATGTTTGCGGCAGCAGCCATGTCGCTCAGCTCGGTAACTGTGGTCAGCAACGCTCTGCGACTGAAATTCTTTAAACCGGAAGATTAGATTTGAAAGATATCACCCTTGTTTTCCCGCAATGGCAGGGTTCCATTGACAATGAAGCACTATCAGACGGAACGCATGCTCTGGCTGAAGAAATTCCCGGACTGCCAGCCATTCAAACAGTGGAGACAGCACCCTTCAGGGAGCTGGAACCCGGCGGTCCCATTGCGGGCAAGGATGATATAGTCAGACAACTAAAAAACTGCTGCGCCCTGCTTGAGCAGGAAAATCCGCAGCGGGTACTGCTACTGGGCGGCGACTGTTCCACGGAAACAGGTCCGGTATCATGGATGTCCCGCAAGCACGGCAGCAAGCTGGCCCTGATCTGGTTTGACGCCCACCCGGACCTGAACACCCCGGCAACCTCGCAGTCGGGGAGATTGCAAGGCATGGCCCTTTCCGTCCTGCTGGGCAATGCGGACCGGGAAATCAATGAAACCATGTTCAGCCCGCTGAATCCGCAACAGGTCTTCTGCGCAGGAACCAGAACCTTTGATCCGCCGGAACTGGATTTTATCGTCAGCAGCAAGATGAAAATTTTCAGTCCCGGAGAACTGGAACGGGATCCGGCATGGCTGGCAAAACAGATCGCAGAAGCCGGGTTCAGCAAAGTATACATCCATCTTGACGTGGACGCGGTCAACCCCATCGGCTTTCCGCACGGAAAACCTTCACCGCCTGCCGGGCTTGCCTTTGGAAATATTCTGCAAGTTATCGATGAAGTCGGAGAGAAGGCGGATATATGCGGGCTGGGTATTACGGAGTTTCATCCGGGCAATGAACGGGGAGCGCAAAAAGCGGCTCTGCTGATAGATAAAGCACTGCCCGGATTTCTTACAGACTGAGATACAATGCAAAAAAGAATGGAGTACTGCATAAACAACTGCAGTACTCCATTTTATTTGGTCTGTAGAACCTGATTGTCGAAGGTCAATACAGACCGGATGTCGAAGATATTACGAAAGCTCCCTGATCATATCTCTGATCGGCTTTCCATTGGGAGCCTTTGCTCCGGGGTTCATCTGAATCAGACCCTTCCATGCCTGAATAGCCCCGGCCTTATCCTTAAGGTCGTAGTAGAGAACAATCCCTTTATTAAAACGGGCAGTCTCATGCTTAGGTGATGCCAGAATGGCTTTATCAAAACTCTCCACCGCTTTTTGCGGATTGCCGTGACGACGGTACATCACTCCCAGATCAGTCAGCACATGGGCATTATCTGGCTCTAATGCTAAAGACTTTTGATATGCTTCAATAGCCTTGTCATGCCGATCTGAATCAAAATAGAGGTTTCCGAGTCTGGTCCACAATTGCGCTGACCCCGGCTGAGACTCTAGCTGCCTTTTTGTTTCCTCTATCTGCTGTGTAAATCCGGTTCCTCCGGCTGTTGTCTGCGGAGTTGCGGAGTCCTTCAAAGCAGGTATAAAAACACCGCCGAAAAACAGCCCCACAGCCAGAGCCGCAACAACAATGATGATCATATTGCTATTTTTACCGCCGCCTGATGAACCATTCTTTTTTGTTGAGGGTTTTCTCCCCTTTTTTTTCTTTCCCAAACCTATCTCCCTGACACTTCCGGCCTCAAACTCCGGAGTGCTTTTTTTGTGCACATTGCACAAGACAAGTGCAGATAATTGCTCACCTTGCACATAGTGAAAAGCAATTAAGTTAAAATTACAAAGACATACGCCAAATATTAAATCCTAAGTTAGCAACAGACATACCAAATACAATGCTATGCATTGCAAATAGCTGACAGCCTCAGAAGATTATACGGTTATTTTCCGCTATTTTTCGACAAAAACGACATTCCCCTTTAAAGCCATTTCAAGAGAAATTCCTGTTATCTCAAAATAGACCCATCTTTTTTAACCAAAACGCAGACACCGACACTCTATTTTGTATTTTGAAGAAGAAAACTTCCATCTACAAATCCGTAAAACCTACATACAAAAACGTAGTTTTTAAATGCATTTTACACAAAACAACATTGATTAAAATCTGATTTACTTCATCTTTCCGCAGCAAAAGAGCTACTTTTTTGCCTTAAAAAAAATTTAGCAATAATTTTCTTGCCCATTCCTTCTGCTTTATGTACGTATCTCAGAACAATATTTTGCAAAGGGGCTATCCTGCGAAACTTGTGCAATAATTTCGCAGAATTTTGGTGCTAAAAAAAACAAGGGATGATTTTTATGGAATTAATGAATTCACTGGACGCAATTGTTGGTAAAATCGGCGCATTCGCATGGGGACCGCCCATGCTGATCCTTCTGGTCGGTACAGGATTCTGGCTGACCCTCGCGCTGCGCGGCGTCCAGTTCAGCAAACTTTTTTACGCTCTGTACCTTGCACTCATCAAACGCAAGGAAGAAACCGACGAACCCGGCGACATCACTCACTTCCAGGCTCTGATGACCGCCCTTTCCGCAACAGTCGGCACCGGTAACATCGCCGGTGTTGCTACTGCAGTTGCCGTCGGTGGCCCCGGTGCACTTTTCTGGATGTGGATTACCGGTCTCGTAGGCATGGCAACCAAATACGCGGAAGCGGTTCTGGCTGTTAAATACAGAGAAGTTGATGAGAACGGCGAAATGAGCGGTGGTCCCATGTACTACATCTCCAAGGGCCTGAATATGCCCTGGCTGGGAACCCTCTTCGCAATCTTCGCTTCCATCGCCGCTTTCGGTATCGGTAACATGGTTCAGTCCAACTCCGTTGCCGATGCAGTAGAAGCAACTTACGGCGTTTCCCCCTACATCACCGGTGGTCTGCTGATGGTTCTGACCGCTGCCGTTATCCTCGGCGGCATTAAGAAAATCGGTAAAGTTACCGGCATGCTCGTTCCCATCATGATCGTTTTCTACATGGCGGGCGCAGCTTACATCATTCTGACCAACCTTTCCGGCGTACCCGCAGCCTTCGCTCTCATTTTCGAGCAGGCTTTCAACCCCACTTCCGCAGTCGGCGGTTTTGCAGGTGCTACCGTAATGCTCGCTATCCGCATGGGTGTTGCCCGCGGCGTATTCTCTAACGAATCCGGTCTCGGCTCCGCTCCTATCGCAGCAGCAGCTGCGCAGACCAAAGAGCCCGTTACCCAGGCTCTGGTTTCCATGACTCAGACTTTCATCGATACTCTCGTAGTCTGCACCATGACCGGTCTGGTTCTGATCCTCACAGGCGCATGGTCCAACGGCACCACCGGTGCAGAGTTGACCACCGTTGCTTTCTCCATGGGCATGACCGGCGGCGCGCATATCGTTACCATCGGCCTGATCCTTTTCGCATACTCCACCATCCTCGGCTGGTGCTACTACGGTGAAAAATCCATGGAATACCTCTTCGGTGTAAAGGCCATCCTGCCTTTCCGTCTCGTATTCATCTGCTTCGTAGGTGTCGGTGCCATTGCCAAGCTCAGCTTCGTATGGAACCTCTCCGATACCTTCAACGGCCTCATGGCGATCCCCAACCTCATTGGTCTGATCATGCTGACCCCGGTTGTTGTGGCTGAAACCAAAGCCTACTTCGCAAAGCAGGCAGGCAAAGCAGCCGCACAGACTGAATCCAAATAGTCTACTGCGGACACACGCACATAAAAATCCCCCGCCCGGATACCGGACGGGGGATTTTCTTATGTTAATGACTCCAGCCCACAATCTTATGCCCGGTGGAGTGCAGGCAAAAAGAAAGGCTGCCCCGTTAAGAGCAGCCTTTAAAAATCATATCTATCAAACAGTCTAATTGAGAATACTGCGACGGCAGAATTCAACTGCCTCGGCACGGACATCCCTGCGTTCCGGCCAGTAAAGCTGCATTCTGGTCAGACCGAAGATAATGGTCATAACCACTGTGGCATTCTCTTCCACAGCCACGTCTTTAATAACACCTTTCTTGATCCCGAGCCTGATGCAGTCTTCAAGGATCAGCTCAAGGTTCTTCAAGAACACAGCCATCAGCCGCTTGGAAGAATCCAGCAACCCGTAGGTGGAAAGCATGATTTTCATGTCGATTTCATTGGCTTCCACAAAGGTAAAATACTCATTCATGATCTCTTCAAGAGTGCAGTCATCACGATCCAGCTTCTGACGGACTGCCTCAATATAGTATGAAAACTGTTCCTCAAGGGCACCCAGAATGTGCAGCAGGATATCTTCCTTGCTTTCAAAATGGCGATAAATGGTACCTTCAGAAATATTGGCCATTTTTGCCAGATTGGCAGTTGTGGCCTTGTGGAAACCCACCTCTGAAATCATTTCCTTGGCTGTTGCGAGAATGATATCCTTGGTTTTCATTCTACGGTCTCCCTTGGGCGGACATTAGCCCATGTTCGATCATTAAAAAATATTTTATCAGACTTTTGTCGGATTACTAACACGCTCTCTAAACTGTATTAATTACCCCATGCAAGAGACAAGGTCAACCAGACTCGATTGACAAAAACTGATAGAAAACTTATTTTGAATAGACAAATCCTATGAGGAGGAAATAATGGTTGAAATTACCGAAGCTGCGCAAAAACAGCTTGAAAACTATTTTGCAGATAAAGACAGGACCCCCATCCGCATCTACCTTGCCACTGGTGGCTGAGCTGGCCCCAGGCTGGCATTGGCTCTGGATGAGTCAAAAGATAACGATGAGAACTTTGAAGTAGAAGGTTTCACCTTCCTGTTAGATAAAGACCTTAACGAACAGGGCAGCCCTTTCCGTGTTGACCTCAGCTACACCGGTTTCGTAATCGATTCCAAGCTTGAGCTCGGCGGCGGTGAATGCGGTTCCTGCTCTGGAAGCTGCGGTTAATTCGCAGCTTGGGATAAGGCTATAAGCCTTACCCCGAAAGCGTTAACCAGACAGTTCAAGCCTTTCAAGGCTTTAAGGCCGTCTCTTCGGAGACGGCCTTTTTTTGTCACCAAATCGCAACAAATTTATTTTGCAGATACCCGGAACAAAAGGTAAGCTTGTATCCCTCTTGACTAGCAGAGTGGAGTTTTTAAGTGAGAAAACGGGAAAAAATTCAGGGGATATTTTCAGCCCAGACTCTGGGCGTAATCGGAACGGGAACGACCAAGAAAAAGACTAAACAGACCACATACTGGTACGCGGAAGAGCAGGACAACGGAGTCCTGAAAGTTCAGGCCATCAATACCAACTACATCCCCACCGGACCGCAGGTGGCTGTGGAGATGGAGATGTTCCTGAGCGACTATCATCCTGAACCGGAACTGTATGTGAAAAAGGTCATCCCCAATCTGAAGAAGCTGGAAAAATCCATCTCCTTAGGCGAAAGCCACCGGGAAAACGGCGAGACCTACAGTGCCGAGTACGAATTCAACAAGGCCATGAGTCTTGATGAAATGAACGTGCGCGTGAATTTCGGGCTGGGCCTGACCTATCTTGACCGCGGGGAGATGGACCGGGCGGATAATATCTTTAAAAGACTTATCAGTCTGGACAGCAGCTTTGAACCGCAGCACAAACACCTCTTCAATGAGTTCGGCATATCCCTGCGCAAAAGCGGCATGCTCCAGCAGGCCCTTGACTACTACCTGAAAGCAGAACATCTGGTACAGGAAGACGAAAACCTGCATTTAAATATTGCCCGGGTCCATTTTGAACTGGGCGAAATTAAAGCCTGCCTCGAACACCTGCGCTCGGCATTGCGTTTAAATGAGAAACTGGAAGAAGCCTGCGTTTTCCTGAATTTCCTGAAAGGCAAAGGGTTTATTGAAGAATGCACGCTGGATCAGGTGATAAAGAAAACTGCCGATGACAAAGAAACCCTTGAATCACTTATTAAAAACGGCCTGAACACAAAGATGGAAGCGGCAGTACCGAAAGAGCCTACAAAAACGATAAAAACAGAAAGAGCGAAAAGCAGATCCGTTACCGAGGACTTGAATTTCATATAATTACAGGCGGATCAATCTACTCGCGGCATCTCTGAATCCATCTATCCTGTATATCCCCGATCACCCCGCGCCTCTGCAGCACATCGTAAGCCTCCTGCCAGCGGCGAATCGTTGCGGAGTCAGTTGATTTCGAAAAAGCCAGATACATTTTTACACTGCGGAAAGTAAATACCGGAACAGTTTTCTCCCGCAACTCATCGTTCTTTTCAAGAATGGATTTTATGCCGATATTTGAAGTAACTACAAGATCAATTCTACCACGTAAAAGCTTTTTAAAATTTATATCCTGACTGTCCGTGATTTCAAGATTGGAAAACCCCTGCCCCTGCAGAAATTGAGTCCGGGCATCTTTTCGGTAGCACCCGATACCGTTAACCTTTTTGGCTTCCTCAAGACTCTTCACCTTAACCCCGCCTTTAAGGCCGTAAAAAACCCATTTATAGCAGGCAATTGGACCGACCCAGTGAAAGAGCTCTTCGCGCTGCTCAGTCCGTGCGGTGGAAAAAAGCATTACATCAGGATGGTTGCTTACATATTTATAACCGCGTGCCCAAGGCATAACTTCAACCGGACTTTCACAGCCGATCTCCTTTTTCATAGCTTCAACAATTTCAATGCCGAACCCTTTCAGGCTGCCGTCCGCATCTTCAAAAACTGAAGGGCTGCTGATCTCGGTGAGAATCCTCAAGCCGCAATCATTTGCCAGCCCGGACTGCGCCGTACCCCAAAGCATCAACAAGCTAATAAAAAGAATACCTGAAAACCGCTTCACTGCTCTCCGTCCCTTGGTTTTACTGAATATACAGACCATTAATATAACCTGCTTGAGCCTTAAAAACAACCGCATCCTTAAAATCAGATTCAATCCAAATAAAAAAGCCGGAAACAGGTCAATCCTGTTTCCGGCTTTGAAATCCAACCTGAAAAGAAACTACTTCGTAGCCCACTCGGACATGAAATCTTCAGGACCGACCACCGTGTAGCTGCGCTCCTGAAGAGCTGCCACGATGGGGGAAGCGTCATCGGTATCAACACGCACAACCACCATCCTGCGGTTGTTGTGGTGAAAAAGACCGGTGCTGATGATGTTGTACTTCATGTTGGAAATGATCCCGGCCACTTCATAGAGCACTCCGGTCCGTTCCTCCACATCCACAACAATACGGGAGCCGCCCTGCTTGAGGCCCATTTCCTCCACCAGCAGTTCCAGCATCTTGTTGCGGTTGATGTAGCCGATGAGCTTTTTATTCTCATCCACAACAGCCAGCCCGGAGAGGTTCATTTCAAACATGAGATCAGCTGCGGCTTCAATCTCGGTTTCCGGCGGGATAGTGGTAATGGTCTTGCGCACCACTTCACGAACGGTGAGTTTACTGAGAAGATAGCTGAGTTCATGCTTATCAAGCGAGTTGATCACGGAAGGCAGAGCCGCACGGACATCCTCTTTGGTGACATAGCCCACGAGGTCTTCGCCCTCTTTGACTAGAAGCATCCACAACTGATTGTCTTCCAGAATTTTGTCCGCTTCCTTGATCAGGGTGTCAGGGGTCACGGTCACAAAGTCCTTGAGCATTTTCAGTCCCACATACATCTGCATGTCCTCCAGAGTCCGGAAATTGTCCGGTGCGTAAAATGTTTAATTGAAATACCCACACCCCATACCCAAGCTTTCATCCACTTGCAAGGCATGGCTGTATAAGCGTGTGTTTTTTACATTATCATAATGCTCACAGAAAGCACTCCATCATTTGTCTGATGCGCCACTATTATTAACCATGCCACAAAACTTGTAGATTTATGCGCTAATCCACCTTGCCCCTGATAATTTTTTGAGTTAGTCCAAAATCCATGCACGAAATGTCAATAGCGCAAAGTATACTTGCAATCATTGAAGAGGAAATGGAAAAGCAACCCGGTGCCAGCCTCAAAAGAGTTGTGGTAGGTAACGGTGCGCTTGCGGGAGTAGTCTCCGATGCACTCACTTTCGGCTGGGAAGCGGTTACCATGGGAACCCCCCTTGAAGGGTCTGTTCTTGAAGTAAACGAGATCCCCATCAAAGTCCGCTGCGGCGGGTGCAAACACGAATTTATCCCTGAAGACAAACTCTACATGGCCTGTCCGGAATGCGGTCTGGAAATCGGTCATGAAGTTCTTCAAGGCAAGGAATTGCAGATCGAAAGCATCGAGATTGACGATTAACTTAAGGAGTTGGAAATGGGTGAAATCCCTGTGGTACGCAATATTCTGGAAGCAAATGACAGAATTGCCGATGAACTGAAACAGTTTTTCAAAGAAAAAAACATTCTCTGCCTCAACCTGATGAGCTCCCCCGGGTCCGGTAAAACCAGCCTGCTGGAAAAGACCCTCGCCGATCTCAAGGGCGAATTCAAGATGGCCGTAATCGAAGGCGACCTCCAGACCGATAACGACGCGCGACGCGTTGCCGCTACCGGAGCACAGGCCGTTCAGATCAACACCGAAGGCGGCTGCCATCTCAACTCCAGCCAGGTAAAGGAAGCCCTTTCCCTAATCGATATCGAAGGACTCGATATCCTGTTCGTTGAAAACGTGGGCAACCTCGTATGTCCCGCAGAATTCAATGTCGGTGAAGACCACAAAATCACCCTGCTGACCGTGACCGAAGGCGACGACAAGCCCGAAAAATATCCCCTCATGTTCCACATTTCATCGGTCATGATCCTCAACAAAATCGACCTGCTGCCCTACGTGGATTTCGATCTCGAAAAAGCCAAGCAGCATGCGCGCAAGCTCAACGCAGACATCGACCTCTTCCCCCTGTCCTGCCGCACCCGCGAAGGACTCGAAGACTGGTACGAATGGCTCCGCAAAGCCCGCGATTCTAAGAAATAATTTTGTCTCCGACGGCTGGGGAAGGGGAACTTTTGGAAAAGTTCCCCTTCCCCAGACCCCATCCCCTCAAAACTTTTCGGGTTGCTTCGCATATAGCGCATTAAAACGGTCTTCGAAGAGAACGACAACAAAGCCTACTAAAACGTTTTGGGATTCTTAAACCCTTTTGGAAAAGGGTTTAAGCCGCCAGAGGCGAAAATCTTTATATAAAAAGCGCGAAGCGCATCAAAACCAGCTCCGCAGGACCCTCGGAGAGCCGCCGGAGGCATTCCAATGAAATTCCCCAGTAATCTGCCTTGCTCTGCAGTTCTTGACTCGTTGGCAGACGGGGTCTTTACGGTTGATAGGGACTGGAACATAACTTTTTTCAACGAAGCGGCCAGCCGGATCACCGGGATTCCTTCGGAGGAAGCCGTGGGTTCAAAATGCTGGGACGTTTTCCACTCCAGCCTATGCGATGGTGATTGCGCCCTCAGATCCTGCATGAAAGATTGCGGCCGCATCTCCAACAAATCCATATTTTTCATACACGCTGACGGACGCAAAGTTCCGGTCTCCATCAGTGCCGCACCGCTGGTTGATGCTGACGGGCACTTGATTGGCGGCGTGGAAAGCTTCCGCGACCTGACCGACATCCAGATGATCCGCCGTGAGGTGGAGGAATCATACCGTTTTGAAGATATTATCGGCAAAAGCGCACAGTTGGGTAAAATTTTCGCCATCCTGCCGCAGGTCAGCAAAAGCGAAGCCACAGCCCTGCTGCTGGGTGAATCAGGCACAGGTAAGGAACTCTTCGCCCGGGCAATCCACAATTTGAGCGAACGCAAGCACGGTCCCTTTGTGGCCGTAAACTGCGGTGCCTTGCCGGACAACCTGCTTGAATCGGAATTATTCGGTTACAAAGCCGGGGCTTTCACCGATGCCCGCAAGGACAAAGCCGGACGCTTTGAACTGGCTGCGGGCGGAACCATCTTCCTTGATGAAATCGGGGATATGCCCGCCAAACTGCAGGTCAAGCTGCTGCGCGTGCTGCAGGAAAAAACCTTTGAACCGCTGGGCGCAGTGGAAAGCGTGAAGGCCAATGTACGCATTGTGGCCGCCACCAACAAAAACCTGGCCGAACTGGTTGAGGAAGGTAAATTCAGGCAGGACCTTTACTATCGCCTGAATGTGGTCACCCTCAAACTGCCTGCACTCAATGAGCGCGTGGAAGACATCCCGCTGCTGGTCAACCACTTTGTGAACAGGCTCAACGCCCTGCAGGGCAAAGACATTGACGGCATCTCTGAGGACACCCTGCACATCCTCATGCGCCACCCCTTTCCCGGAAATGTACGCGAACTGGAAAACATCCTTGAATTCGCTTTTATCCTCTGCCCCTCGGGGTTCATTCAGGTGGAACACCTGCCTGAATACCTGCAGCCCAAGTCCAAAGAATCTACTCCCCATGATGACATGCCCATGACCATGGAGGAAGTAAAGTGCATGGCCGTGCGCCGTGCACTTGAGCGCAACAACGGCAAAAAGATGGCCACTTGCCGCGAACTGGGTATTTCCAAAGACACCCTGCGCCGGACCATTGCCCGTTGCGACGAACTGGGCGCATAATTAGCCCAAACCTCACAAATTTCGGCTAAATTTGAGCCGAACCACCGCTCCCCATTCAGTCCCCATTTCGCACAAGACCTTGAATTAACTGACCTTTATTTTCATGGCACAGACTATGCCTTATGGTTTTCCATGAGAGGAAACGAAGGACGCAATACTAATTCAAAGCTGCTTTGTTTGGCCTGTTATGAAGACAGGCTGGCCTCTGTATTTGACAATGCCCCGGATCTGAAATTGTTCCGGGTGGAAGACCATAAAATTTGCCCCGCAGGTTACCTATCCCTTCCCTCAAAAGACCCAAAGGACAGGACATCCGCCATTATAGCCTGCGGGGCAACGTTTTTAATATGCGGTGCAATCTGCGGTTGCACCATGAACGAGCTGGAACAGGCCGGAACCAAGGTCATCCCGTGGATAAGCGGAATGATTGACGATGTTCTCTCGGCCTATCAACAGAACTGTCTGGAAAACCATGTCATGCCCGGTTGCCGCGGCAGGGGCAGGTGCGGACAGGGAAACAGGGGCTTCAGGGCCAGACGGCCCCCCCAGAATGCTATGCATGCCGGCGAACCGTCCTTGAACCCAGTGCACAGGAGTAAATAAAATGAAAATCGCCATCAGCTGTCAGGGCAACGACCTTAACGGTGAAATCGACCCCCGCTTCGGCCGCGCAAAAGGCTTTCTGGTCTGCGATACCGATGCCGACACTCAGGAATACATTGACAACACCCAGAACCTGAACGCAGCACAGGGTGCCGGAATTCAGTCCGCACAGAACGTTGCTGCCACCGGTGCCACTGCGGTCATCACCGGACATGTGGGCCCCAAGGCTTTCACTGCGCTGGATAAAGGTTCCATCAAGATTTACCTCATCGGCGGCGGCACTGTTGCCGAAGCTCTTGACGCCTTCAAGGGCGGCAGGCTTGAAGCTGCTGCAGACGCGGACAAACCCGGCCACTGGTAGGAATTTCTACATCCCGTTCAGTCATGCCTTTTCTCCTCTCCCTTGCTCTGCGGGCATGACTGAACATTCCCGGCCATTGACAAGTCAGGTTCACGTCTTAGTTTACCATGAAATGTCTACAGTAACAGATTGCTAAGATCTGTTTTTTTATAATGACAACCCCCTCTTTTCTACGAGGGGCAGGAGATTGATATATGAGCGATCACGCATGCGGAAGCTGCTCTTCCTCCGGTTCCGGTTGTTCTTCTTCCGGTTGTTCTGAAGGCTGCAGCCCCGAAGATATGAAACTGAAAAAGGCCCTTTCCAGA from Desulfovibrio sp. JC010 includes:
- a CDS encoding hydrogenase maturation nickel metallochaperone HypA, encoding MSIAQSILAIIEEEMEKQPGASLKRVVVGNGALAGVVSDALTFGWEAVTMGTPLEGSVLEVNEIPIKVRCGGCKHEFIPEDKLYMACPECGLEIGHEVLQGKELQIESIEIDD
- a CDS encoding IscA/HesB family protein, with translation MVEITEAAQKQLENYFADKDRTPIRIYLATGGUAGPRLALALDESKDNDENFEVEGFTFLLDKDLNEQGSPFRVDLSYTGFVIDSKLELGGGECGSCSGSCG
- a CDS encoding TetR/AcrR family transcriptional regulator, producing the protein MKTKDIILATAKEMISEVGFHKATTANLAKMANISEGTIYRHFESKEDILLHILGALEEQFSYYIEAVRQKLDRDDCTLEEIMNEYFTFVEANEIDMKIMLSTYGLLDSSKRLMAVFLKNLELILEDCIRLGIKKGVIKDVAVEENATVVMTIIFGLTRMQLYWPERRDVRAEAVEFCRRSILN
- the hypB gene encoding hydrogenase nickel incorporation protein HypB, with protein sequence MGEIPVVRNILEANDRIADELKQFFKEKNILCLNLMSSPGSGKTSLLEKTLADLKGEFKMAVIEGDLQTDNDARRVAATGAQAVQINTEGGCHLNSSQVKEALSLIDIEGLDILFVENVGNLVCPAEFNVGEDHKITLLTVTEGDDKPEKYPLMFHISSVMILNKIDLLPYVDFDLEKAKQHARKLNADIDLFPLSCRTREGLEDWYEWLRKARDSKK
- a CDS encoding arginase family protein; its protein translation is MKDITLVFPQWQGSIDNEALSDGTHALAEEIPGLPAIQTVETAPFRELEPGGPIAGKDDIVRQLKNCCALLEQENPQRVLLLGGDCSTETGPVSWMSRKHGSKLALIWFDAHPDLNTPATSQSGRLQGMALSVLLGNADREINETMFSPLNPQQVFCAGTRTFDPPELDFIVSSKMKIFSPGELERDPAWLAKQIAEAGFSKVYIHLDVDAVNPIGFPHGKPSPPAGLAFGNILQVIDEVGEKADICGLGITEFHPGNERGAQKAALLIDKALPGFLTD
- a CDS encoding NifB/NifX family molybdenum-iron cluster-binding protein; this encodes MRGNEGRNTNSKLLCLACYEDRLASVFDNAPDLKLFRVEDHKICPAGYLSLPSKDPKDRTSAIIACGATFLICGAICGCTMNELEQAGTKVIPWISGMIDDVLSAYQQNCLENHVMPGCRGRGRCGQGNRGFRARRPPQNAMHAGEPSLNPVHRSK
- a CDS encoding NifB/NifX family molybdenum-iron cluster-binding protein; this translates as MKIAISCQGNDLNGEIDPRFGRAKGFLVCDTDADTQEYIDNTQNLNAAQGAGIQSAQNVAATGATAVITGHVGPKAFTALDKGSIKIYLIGGGTVAEALDAFKGGRLEAAADADKPGHW
- a CDS encoding sigma-54-dependent Fis family transcriptional regulator → MKFPSNLPCSAVLDSLADGVFTVDRDWNITFFNEAASRITGIPSEEAVGSKCWDVFHSSLCDGDCALRSCMKDCGRISNKSIFFIHADGRKVPVSISAAPLVDADGHLIGGVESFRDLTDIQMIRREVEESYRFEDIIGKSAQLGKIFAILPQVSKSEATALLLGESGTGKELFARAIHNLSERKHGPFVAVNCGALPDNLLESELFGYKAGAFTDARKDKAGRFELAAGGTIFLDEIGDMPAKLQVKLLRVLQEKTFEPLGAVESVKANVRIVAATNKNLAELVEEGKFRQDLYYRLNVVTLKLPALNERVEDIPLLVNHFVNRLNALQGKDIDGISEDTLHILMRHPFPGNVRELENILEFAFILCPSGFIQVEHLPEYLQPKSKESTPHDDMPMTMEEVKCMAVRRALERNNGKKMATCRELGISKDTLRRTIARCDELGA
- a CDS encoding CBS domain-containing protein — its product is MYVGLKMLKDFVTVTPDTLIKEADKILEDNQLWMLLVKEGEDLVGYVTKEDVRAALPSVINSLDKHELSYLLSKLTVREVVRKTITTIPPETEIEAAADLMFEMNLSGLAVVDENKKLIGYINRNKMLELLVEEMGLKQGGSRIVVDVEERTGVLYEVAGIISNMKYNIISTGLFHHNNRRMVVVRVDTDDASPIVAALQERSYTVVGPEDFMSEWATK
- a CDS encoding substrate-binding periplasmic protein; translated protein: MKRFSGILFISLLMLWGTAQSGLANDCGLRILTEISSPSVFEDADGSLKGFGIEIVEAMKKEIGCESPVEVMPWARGYKYVSNHPDVMLFSTARTEQREELFHWVGPIACYKWVFYGLKGGVKVKSLEEAKKVNGIGCYRKDARTQFLQGQGFSNLEITDSQDINFKKLLRGRIDLVVTSNIGIKSILEKNDELREKTVPVFTFRSVKMYLAFSKSTDSATIRRWQEAYDVLQRRGVIGDIQDRWIQRCRE
- a CDS encoding tetratricopeptide repeat protein, whose product is MGKKKKGRKPSTKKNGSSGGGKNSNMIIIVVAALAVGLFFGGVFIPALKDSATPQTTAGGTGFTQQIEETKRQLESQPGSAQLWTRLGNLYFDSDRHDKAIEAYQKSLALEPDNAHVLTDLGVMYRRHGNPQKAVESFDKAILASPKHETARFNKGIVLYYDLKDKAGAIQAWKGLIQMNPGAKAPNGKPIRDMIRELS
- a CDS encoding sodium:alanine symporter family protein — its product is MELMNSLDAIVGKIGAFAWGPPMLILLVGTGFWLTLALRGVQFSKLFYALYLALIKRKEETDEPGDITHFQALMTALSATVGTGNIAGVATAVAVGGPGALFWMWITGLVGMATKYAEAVLAVKYREVDENGEMSGGPMYYISKGLNMPWLGTLFAIFASIAAFGIGNMVQSNSVADAVEATYGVSPYITGGLLMVLTAAVILGGIKKIGKVTGMLVPIMIVFYMAGAAYIILTNLSGVPAAFALIFEQAFNPTSAVGGFAGATVMLAIRMGVARGVFSNESGLGSAPIAAAAAQTKEPVTQALVSMTQTFIDTLVVCTMTGLVLILTGAWSNGTTGAELTTVAFSMGMTGGAHIVTIGLILFAYSTILGWCYYGEKSMEYLFGVKAILPFRLVFICFVGVGAIAKLSFVWNLSDTFNGLMAIPNLIGLIMLTPVVVAETKAYFAKQAGKAAAQTESK